The nucleotide sequence CAGGTGTTCTGCACCCAGTGTTTGGCCcaagaaatgcaattaaaaactaCCCTTTACCTCTCCTATTTCTGTAGCTTGCTAATAGGGAGATGTTGAAGTTTTTGAGATGCCGACTTAGGCAGCTTGAAGATGGAGGTAAGCACGTCTCTTTGGGGGAAACTTATGACCCTAGACTCCAGAGGAGAGGAGGTAAATTTCCAGCTATCGTAAAGAATCTGTTTAGGGGAGCTGTGTATCCCAACATCTTGTGCGTTGTTTTCCTCTTAGGTCTTCAAGGAAGTCTTCACGAGGAGCAGTGAGGACCCAGCGCCGTCGACGTTCTAAGTCTCCTGTCCTTCATCCTCCAAAGTTTATACATTGCAGTACAATAGCTTCTGCTTCCAGCAGCCAGCTCAAGCACAAAAGCCAGACTGACTCCCCTGATAGCAGCAGTGGGCTGGGAATTTCCACCCCTAAAGAGTTCAATGCAGGAGAATGCTCTACTTCTCTCGATACTAATCATACAGGGGCAGTTGCCGAGCCTTTGAGAACTTCGGTTCCCAGGCTCCCATCAGAGAGTAAGAAGGAAGACTCCTCTGATGCTACCCAAGTCTCCCAAGCAAGTCTCAAGGCCAATGATCTCTCTGACTTTCAATCCGTTTCCAAGCTAAACCAGGGCAAGCCATGTGCATGCTTAGGCAAGGAGTGCCAGTGTAAGAGATGGCAGGACATGGAAGTTTATTCCTTTTCAGGCCTGCAGAGTGTCCCTCCCTTGGCCCCAGAACGAAGATCCATGCTTGAGGACTACTCTCAGTCGCTCCACACCAGAACTCTGTCTGGCTCCCCCCGCTCCTGTTCTGAGCAAGCTCGAGTCTATGTGGATGATGTGACCATTGAGGACTTGTCAGGCTACATGGAATATTACTTGTATATTCCCAAGAAAATGTCCCACATGGCAGAAATGATGTACACCTGATAGCAAGAAGCTCATTAATATGCTTTAAACCAATGAAGGGTTGTCAGAGAGATTTAGTTAATGGCAGACCTTGCGGCCACGTTGTGTGAGAAGACGTCTCCTTCTGCTCACTGTGCTTGCAATAAAAACTTTTCTTGGCATCTCAGTTCATCTTCATTCTTTAAACTTACTCCCTGCGTTCTTACATACGCACCAAGGCGAGCAGATCAAAGGAAAACCCCTCCCATTTAGAAAAGTTTCTGGGAGTTGAAGAAACCATAATTGCTTGACTGGTAGCAGTGGTTATATGGTAAAGGCCTTTGTAAAGCAGTGCATTTTTCAGATCTGTTTAAGATTTTTTAGCCAAGGAAAATGAAACGTTTCGTAACGGGACCAAACATTCGTCATGCTGTAGTCGCCAGCCCAGAATCTTAGAATTTATATGACTGGTTTAAACCATCTCTGAGTTAACACAAGttgattgtgtctttcaaggttTGTTAATGTTATTGTTAAGCCAGAGACCTAAGGTTTAGATTCAATATGAATAAACTAGCTGGCCTGCCCTGTATTGTTTGAGAGAATCATTAACCATCACCAAAACACCCCTGCTGGCGCTTGGCTCCTGGAGGCTGTGTTACCTTCGTGTTCCTCAGGTAGGCAGCAGCAGGGAGCGGGCTGCTTCAGTGGAAGGAGGGGGTGTAACGTTTGAAACTAGCGTGCATCTTCTCCAGCTCTGGGATTTTAACACGTGAGGCATGTTTCAGTCAGTTGTAATGTGGATCTCATACCTCAGTTTCAAATCTTCTGGATGGATATGATCTCTTCGCACTGCCCTCCTCCCTGGCAGCAACCCTGAAACTATTTTGTACGTGCTATATATCCTGTATTTCTGGTTGGCCATCCCAAGATTCCTTctaaaatttggtttaaaaaaaacaatcctgaGTTTCAGCTGGAGGATGAATCCCACTTTTTCAGGTGGCTTCCAAGTGGATTTTACGTATACCAGAtaacgtatatatatatgtatatatatatatatatatatgtttatatatacatatatatatatgcacacacacacacacatatatattttttttttttttttaccgcctttttttttttttttttttttttgagagagagcaggggaggggcagagagagagggagacagaatctaaagcaggctctaggctctgagctatcagcacagagccagatgcagggctcaaactcaggcatgggagatcatgacctgagccgaagtcagacgctcaactgactgagccacccgggtgccccccacataacttaacattttaattcaaaCCATCCTAAGCATTCCCATCAGATTTAGTGAGACTCTGTCCAGCCATTTTAACATCACGTTAACAGaaagtttgtttcatttttatgtagaTTACGAAACAAGTTTTCTTCTTTACTAAAACATCCCACTGACTGGAATTGGTTCAAGAATGTGAGGTCTGGGTTTCACACATATGTGATCGGTACTTGTGTGAGGTGGGAAGGGTATTGCCTGGAAAAGCCCTGAACATAAGTAGTGGGAGATCTCTGCTCGTTCCTAGTTTAGCATGAGTTTAGTGACATCTGAAGGCTATGGTTCAAGCAAGGGAGCACGATACCTTGCCATCATAGCCCTGGAAGCGGAGAGATTTCTTAATAATGATAAGCCGAAAGAATGCTGTTCCACATCCCTAAGGCAGCAGTTGTGAAACCTTTGGGTCTCATGACTCATTTACAAATTAAGGATGCCAAAGAGATTTTGTTCATGTGggttatacttaaaaatatttaccatgtcaGAAATtcaaactaagaaattaaaaaaaataataatgtattactCGATTTAGAAGTAGTGGTTTTATTACACGTTAACATTTTTAgttgaaaaattaacaaaatatcttAGAAGAGTGgcagtgttttacatttttgcaaatttctttcATGTTCGGCTCAACAGAAGACAGCTAGTCTcctatctgcttctgcattcagcCTCTTGTGAACATTGCATGTTGTGTGACCTCTAAAAAATTCTGTACTACACTTTTGGGGGAATGGGCATGAAAAAGGAGGTTAACATGTTAATCTGAAAGTAGTTTTGACCTCACAGACCTCCTGGAAGAGTAGATCCCtagaccatactttgagaaccactaattgAGGCCATTATAGTTTCTATTGTAAAGGTGTCTACCACCCACCCCCTCACCTCCACGACCCGTGTCTTGCTTTACCTTCTGTACTGGCGAGAGTGGAGCAAATCGGGCTTAGCGTGTTACTTGAATAAAGATGGTTCCTCATCTTTAAGTCTCAAGTCctttttagtttgcttttcagTCGGGTGACCTGGTTGTTTACTTAATTCTGTATGCTAACAGAACAGTCACCAGGGAACAAAGAAAGATGCACCTTCCTTTCACAGTTGTCATGAGGAGTGGTGTCAGGACAAAGTTCCAGTGGCTGAGTAACCTGTTAAAGAAATCCAAACTTGGACGAAGGCTAAGCATTCCAGATTCATGGGAATTGATTTTAAGTATTTACACCTCGGTCAAAATCTTCTCAAAATATGAATCTCGAGGCTAAAAATTACTCTGCTTAGACCCAGTTGGGCCAGCTTTCACATGAGTGTCTCACATTGGAACACTTGACCTTCTGCAAGTGCAGTTTACTGAAGCAATCTTTCTTGAATGCACCCAGATCGTGGATTGAGGAATTTTACTCTAATGTTTTCAAAAGTAGCATCCTGACAATGTGCCTTTAATAACAGAACATTCATTCATCCCATTTATTCGGCAAATATTCCTAGAGTGCCTACAGCATCAGGCACGTGATACTAAATGCTGGGAGCAGAACTACACCCTTGCCCTCAGTGGAGAGAAGAGGATTCCGAGATCATAAgggcttggggagggggcagggtggtCAGAGAAGCTCCTGTGATGAGGtgggtgacatttgagctgagacctgaagaaaGTGAGGGAGTGAGCCTCGTGGATATTTGGGGGAAGGGCATTCCTGACGAACAGCAAAGATGACAAGGAGGCTTGAGGCAGGCAAGGTCGCAGAAGCATGGGGCAGGGGCATATCACAGAGGGCCTCCTCGCAGGCCATTTTAAAGGCTGTGACTCCTGAACGAGGTGAGGAGCCATTGGGTGGTTtggaggagaggtgaggagaggCGAGAGGAGTTTGGAGGAGAGGTATCAGACTGGCCTTTACAGAGGGCACTGGCTGCTCTGTGTGGACCCAGGGGAGCAGGGCAAGAGGAGGCAAGGAGGCAGGAGGCTACTGCAGTAAATCAGGCAATGGCTTTCGGTGGCTTGGACACTTGGCAGTGCAGAGGAAAAGGTGTATTCTGGAAGTATGGTGGAGTAGAGCTGAGGGGATTTGTCAGTGGATTGGATACAGGGTGTGAGAGAAAGACTGGAACTGAGGACTCTAAAGGATTTCAGAAGCTGGGAGTTGGCTCGAGGAGCAGATACGGGAGAGGTCGGGAGTCTGATTTTGCTCCTGTCTTCCGAGGTGCTTATGAGACACCCTGTGGCCATGTTGAGTTGGTGGTGGACCTACGACTAGAGATCAGCAGAGAGGCAGGCATAGGCTGGAGACACAGATTTAGGAGTCGTTAGCCTATGGACATTTAAAGCTCAGACTGGAGGAGACCGCCTAGGAAGTGAACGTAGATGAAGAACCAGACAGAGGACCAAGCTCTGGGACATTCCCACGGTAGAGAAGTCGGCAGAATGAAAAGGAACTAGCCAAAGACTAAGTAGGAGCAGCCAGTGAGGCAGGAGCAGAACAGAGAGAGCAGGCCTATCAGCCAGGTGAAAAAGCATTTAACTAAGAAGAGAGTTGTAAGCTGCCAAGTGgtgcagagaaggaaaggtgaGCACCTACAATGTGCAGGCGCTGGGCAGACACGGATGGGCCCGAGTGCCGGGCACTTAGTACGGGGttcgtgctttttttttttttttttttttttgaaatgaagcTAATCCTTCAAACAACTTACTTTGGAGGAAGAGCCCGAATGTGCGAAGGCACCTAACCCAGCCAGCAACCTTGTCTGGGGAGGCGGGGCTTCTGCAGCTGAGAAGTACTCCAGTGGATTTCTGGGTgcagaccctctctctctcttctggattTTCgggtccctcccctccaggcTCTCTAGGAAGCAGTCCCACCTGCGAAGTGAGAAGGAAACAGGAAGCGAATGATTACCCTCTCTGATCAAAGAACAGAACCACGGAGCACGGAAAGACCTGGGGAAAAGCAAGAATGGGACAGCTACCTTTAAAAGCAGTTTAGAATTCATTCCAAGTTTAGTAAATTCCCTTCTGTCTGAGGAACTTGGTTTTCCCGATGACAATCTGTTGACAGACACGGACGGCCTCAAGAGGTCGCCCTTTCCCTGAAATGCATTTGGCTTAAAGGGAGGGGCAAAAACGTGAGAAGTTCGACACTAATCACCTAAGGCCAATACCAAACTGGGCAAAAAATTTccttaaacttttaagaaatcaaaGTGTCCCTTTACCAATAACATGGTTTATCAGTTTAAAAAGTGACAAACCACAGGACAAGGTTGAGTAAACATGGACTGTGTAGAGTAAGGAATGCCTCTGTGTCAAGGGGTTTGGTATTTAGGCAGTGACTCTCTTAACTCATTGGTGACTATCTTATTAAGCATTCTATTTGAAGAGCAACTTATCATGTGAGGATAATTTTTAATTAGCTAACGTTTATTAGGTGTTAGTGTGTTCTAAGCCTTTTTAGATATCAACCTACATAATCCTCACCCAACCAAAGAAGGAAGATACTGTTATCCTGAATACTAATAATCCTTTGAGACAGGTACTTTTACAGTTGAAGGGTTTGTGGCTTAGGGAAATTAACAATTGGTCCAAGGTCACACCTTGTGaggggcagaactgggatttgaacacaAATCCACAACTACCTACCGTATGCTTATCCAGTACCTATAGGGTACTGGATTCATGAATGTGTAAATGCTATTAAGAAAgagtttcttaatttaaaaacatacagtgattcttttttgttgttgtttatttatttattttgagagtgagagcacacatgcatgtggggaaggggcagggagagaggagagtgagaatcccaagcaggctccacaccatcagcaacGGAGCCCGATgaagagcttgaactcacaaaccgtgagatcatgacctgagctgaagtcagatgcttaaccaactgagccacccaggtgcctccatacAATGGTTCTTAACCAGAAATGAGTCAGATCCGTctgagaagttttatttattttttttatttaatgtttatttatttttgagagagagcccaagcaggggaggggcagagagagacagagagagagagagacagaatctaaagcaggctccaggctctgagctgtcagcacagagaccgacgtggggctcaaactcaaaaaaggcaagatcatgacctgagccgaagttggacgcttaactgactgataaGGGTTTATCTGaggagttttaaaaagaataaaactacctGAGGTTTTTCCCGGAACAATCTATCATTgatttggggttgggggagagggctCTGGAatctgtttatgtttttaagttcaaTAGGAGTTGAATTTAAATCTTAAGTGTACCCACCCTTGGTAGGGAACCACCATAGGGAGCTGCACGGATGAACAGTGGCTAAATTTATCAGGTGGAACAGCACAGTAGGACACGGCAGCCCCCCAGTCTTAGAACAGGATTATGGTGATTTGCCTAGTGTTTAACTACAAAGAGTATTAACTTGGGCAATTCAAACCCCTCTAACTTCCACTGTGAGCggttctcccctctccccttgagAGCAGAGTTGGGAAGAAACCTGTGATTCTCCAGTGACCTTGGTGACAAGTGGCAAAAGCAGAGCTCTCTCGGGCAGCGAGGCATTCTTAAAATCTGTCAGTCGAATCCATTCACTGGCTGGATGGTGAGTCAAACACCTAGATGATGCAGTCTTTACCTACTGCTACTTGCTGCCCGTCAGCTCGGCAAGCTGCCGGTGTTGGTGAGCTCAGAGGCTGGGTGTTTCTGCCTGGAGGTGAAACGTGGGCCCAGATGGGGCTCTTTAACAGCGAAGGAACCAGTAAGAACTGGAGTCAGCTGGGATGAAGGGAGACATCATGTTCTGTCCATTTCTGAAACAAGGACAAATCTTCCGCAGTGACTTCAAGTGGCCTGAGTCATCGTGGGATTTGGAGTATGTCTGATAAGTTTGAAGTCAGATAATAGTCCAGTAGTTCTCAAATGCCTTCTGGGCTTCCTTTTTAAGTGATTTCTATCCTCCCCCCTCTCCATATCTCtacatctccccacccccaccccccgcccacttCCTGTTCTTGGTGTCTCCTACCTTTCCCAGAATTACTCTATACTCCTGTTAACCCTGGGCTCAGTTGGGATTTCCAATCATTAGTCCTGGCCCCAGCTTCATGTCACGGAGATTTATTTGTCCCTTTCACTGGAGTTTGGTGGGAACCTGAGTGCTAGGAATCCACGCAGGCCCTTTGCTCCTGACTCTGCCCCAAGAGCTTTCTGAAGTCTGGCCTCACAGGCCCTGAGGACACCAGAGAAAGAAAGCTTGGAAaggggatatttttaaaaaatcatgatctTTGAGTACCGCTAAGACAACCTCATTCCAAATAACCAGCAACCCTGTGTCTCAGAGATAAAGACAGTTTCCTCGCccctcagagaagagagaaagggagccatCGGTGCCTTTTCTGGGCTCTTTGCCAGGTGTTCCCAGGGGTGCAGAGGGGGACTGGGGGTTGTGCGTGAGCCCTGGACTCAGATTTGCTCTATCTTCCAGAATCTGTTTCCAGAACCTCACTTCTCTTCCCGAgttccctcctctgctttcaaAAGCATATGTGAACCATGCCCGTTCCTTTCTCTTTAGGTCACCAGATTCCTTTATGGGGCTGGCAGCGTGGATAGCCCCGGGTCCTGTTAGGGCATGTGAGTGGTGGTGGGGCTGAGATTTGCCAATCGCTCTGCTCTGGGGGATTTTAAGTGTTCCAGGACTGGGTGTTCCTCTagtcctcctttcccctcccttccccgaTCCCTCTGCCTGTTCTCTTTCTGCAGACTCCGGCCAGCCAGGGACGCTGGAGGTGGAAGGGAGCTCATACCCAGGGGAAGAAAAGCCACCAAACTGTCCCAGCTGCCTACACTTAGTTCTCCGCTGCCCTTCCTTGCCCCTCCAGCCTCTCGGCTGGGTCTGGAGCACTAGCCCAATTTGAAACACCCCTCCCGCTTCGAAGGAGGCTGGGCTGGCCAGGGGGTTATTTTGGGAGCAGCCTCAGAGATCCAATGGCCTTGTTAGGGCAACACTGACCTTTCCGTCCCAGGAGGAGGGCAGGATTGGAGAGGGGCGGGGCAGTGGCTGGGAGATGGACAGCCCTGCACACCCACTGGGTGGAGAAGGGGGCCAGCCGGCTGCAGGAATTCAGCCTCGGGCTGGGGGCTGTCACCAAGGAGGAATTTCTCCACTTTGAAACAGACTGGggacccctccaccccacccctttcACTGTGCTTCTTAAAGGGATCACACCGTTTTTCCTTTGACTCCAGGGAAGCCAGACTTGGGACGCTCTATGGAGACTTTGAATCTTgccctcctgcttccttcccaacTGGCAGCCTTCCTCTGGCTGGTTGAGTGGGGGCCTCCCAGGCATGGCACTGACCAGCCGACCCAGTGCTGATTTGGCTCCTGGGCTCATTCAGTCTCTGGTGGCATCTTGCTTTCCCCCTCCTGGGGCACAGTGGTGAGTCAGGGGCGTCCAGCCCTGAGTGTGCTTGGAGAGTGTcgctggcaccccccccccatcaccctcTCTCCCCCACGCTGGAGGACAGTGAGGTTGTCAGGGGCTACGATGAGATGAGTGGGGGCCGCTTTGACTTTGATGATGGCGGGGCGTactgtgggggctgggaggggggaaaGGCCCATGGACATGGACTGTGCACGGGCCCCAAGGGCCAGGGCGAATACTCGGGCTCCTGGAACTTTGGTTTCGAAGTGGCGGGCGTCTACACCTGGCCCAGTGGGAACACCTTCGAGGGATACTGGAGCCAGGGCAAACGGCATGGGCTGGGCATAGAGACCAAGGGACGCTGGCTCTACAAGGGCGAGTGGACACACGGCTTCAAGGGACGCTACGGAACCCGACAGAGCAGCAGCAGCGGTGCCAAGTATGAGGGCACTTGGAACAATGGCCTGCAGGATGGCTACGGCACGGAGACCTATGCAGATGGAGGTGAGCCCGGCCTGGGGCCCCGCAGAGGGGGCGATGAGTGAGGGAGACTGGTGGAgggtgggaagaaggaggggCGATATGACACAGAATCAGAGGAGCCAGGACGCTATTTGCTGTGTGGCACCGGGCAAGCTGCCCTACCTCTctcagaatccatttccttgtcaGTAAAGGTGGGGCCAGTGACAGGGCCATTGAGAGGGCTGGCAGCGGTGTTTAGGACAAGACCTGCTGTATAAATACACACTCAACACACATTCAGTAAAACCTAACTACTACTGTTTGCATGCTAGGCTTACAAACAGCCATGGAATATACTCTGGCTTGTGCTCTAGAAGAATTTGGGTCTAATCTCAACTTTGCCATGAAAGTTATTTTCAAGCAATAGATCATgaagtgttcattcattcacccatccatctacccacttatccatccatccacccacccacccatctaatCATCCACCcacacattcattcatccatctatccatcctttCATTTAGTGCATATTTCTGTGGTACCTCCTATTTGCCAGGTATTATGAAAAGAGTTAGATATAAAGAGGAATAAGATACAGCCCAAGGCTTCAAAGATTGGCTTTAAACAAGCCATTATACATGAGTAGGTACAGAGTGCTGTGGCAGAGAAGTTAGATTTGAGGAGGTCAGGGGCTGCTTTAgaagaggtgacatctgagctggaTCTTGTTGGGAAAATTGCTTTAGAGAGGgtgtgagagcaggagagaacgAGTAAGAAGCTCAAAAGCATGAGCGTGCCCGGTGGGTTAAGGGAATGGAGAGGACTTTTCTGTGGCAAACAGCcgtggggagtggcagagaagatATCATCACATCATCCACTGGGTACAACTGCATGTATCACTTagttgagcctcagtttcctcatccacaaaatcGGTTTTAGAATGTCAGCGCTGGTCAAAATGTGGTCAGTAGACAGTATCAGCATCATCTATCCAccaattcaaaattcaaaatcaggGGCCCCAACTAGACCTTCGGAATCCAAATCCAAATCTTGAGGGCGGGCCTAGGCATTTGCTTTAACAAGCCTGCCTGGAAATtttcatatacattaaaatttaagaagcaatGCTTTAGATCAGGCGCTTGCAAATGACAGATAGTGGGCCAAACTGGCCAGCTGCCTGTGTTTGTACAGCTTGTGAGCTAAGGgtggaatatttgaaaaaaatcaaaagaagaacaCTACTTTGTGACATGTGGAAATTGTATGAAAGTCCCTGCATAATATCCTTTTGGCCCACAAAGCCAATACTATTTACTATTCAACTGTTTACAGGAGAATTGGCTGGCTCTTGCTTTAAATGGTCATTTAGTTTCCCCCCAGCTCAGGATAATTCTATGAAGTCTCCGTAACTTGCCCCATGGGGAAGAGGAGCTAACACAGATACCTCAGAACTATATATTTTGGCATCTGTCAGATGCATGCGTAGTTATATTATATCACTATGACAGAGGGTGAGCAGTGGACAGTCCCAGagtgggtttggggagggggcaggaaggggcatGAGCCAGCCCAGAGCAGAAGTTGTGCTCAAGCTGAGGCTAGTGGGCATACACAGAGGGGCCTCACGTACAGGATGGGCTCCTGACTGGGCTGCCCATTGGTGAGCCCATGGTGAGGACCCACCCTCAAATGCATCTGCATGTTAATGAGGTTGCGTCCCTGGAGTTTCTGTGGGTGCAGTGGCAGCTACACAGCACTGGCTGGAATTGGACAGCGCTGAGGACAATTTCTGGCTCCACGCTTCCTAATTTGGTGACCATCAGCCGTTTGCTGAATGTCTGCAATTCGGTGCAACTCAATTCACTGGATGTTTATGCTGGACACTGCGCTGAGCACTGGGGACAAGTAGAGAGCAGGCCTCAGCTTCTCTGGCTACAACAGGGAGATGATCCTTGAGTGCTTGCTGGGTGTCAGATACCCATGCAGAGTGGTGCACAGGGTGCCAAATGTTCCTTCCCTAAAGTGTCTTAAAGGGGGAAAcctattcattcatgcattcattcattcattcattcacgcaACCAATATTATGGGGCACCAACCAGGTGTCAGGCTCCATCCTACAGCAAGTTccaggagccagggcagtgggCAAGCAAAGTTATGAAACAAAtagcagagaaggaagagggtgaCTTTTTGGATGGTGTAGCCTGGGAAGCAAGATGGGAGGACTAGGGAGAGAGTAACgacttccaggcagaaggaatgatggtcacaaaggccctgaggcaagacTGGATTTGGCATGCTTGAGGAACAGCAAGAGTGCCAGGGTGGCAGGAGTAGAGTGGAGGGGGACAGGCAGGGGTTGACGTTGGAGCTGAAGGTGTGAGCCAGATCACGTAGGCATTGCAGGGCCCAGGGCTTGATTCTGGGTGTGCACAGGAGCTCTTCAGGCTAGGTAACTGGAAGGCCTGTTCCTCTGGTTTGTCAGAGGCCCAGACTCTTCTTCCGAATGAGACAGTCCCACATCCAGCGGCCCTGGAAACCTCAGATCTCTCCCAAGCCACACACGAGGTGCAACTCTCCAAAATTAGATGTGGCCACTGCTTCGGAAAATCTCCTTAATCAACCTGTCATCAGTTCCCCAAGGGTTTGTTAAGGACCTGCCCTTTGCCCCATCCTGGGTAGTGCTGAAGAGAATGTGGACAAATAAGATCCTGTGATTAGAAACGGCTGGGAGTCAGGCAGCCCTGGGTTATTATTGTGGCTCTATCCTATTAGTTAATCTCTtggagccttagtttcctcaccaaTAAAATGGACTATGCTAATCTCTCATAAGATTTCTCATGAGATaaacaggtactcaataaatggtagttgcTGTAATTACTATTCACCTTCATtaactcattcaataaatatgcattgaGTGATTATTATGAAGCTAGCTCTATACTATactggtggtgggagggaggagtaTAGACATGAACAGGATGGGCAAGGTCCCTATCTTCTAGAGAATCTAACAAGAAATTGTACTATAGTGTGTTAGGTACTAGGCAGGAAAGTACTGGGAACTAAGGGAGGAAGAGGTGGGCAACTAATCAGACTGAGGCattcaggaaggcttcctggagtaAGTGGCAAGCCGGGCTCTGAAGTATGGAGTGAGCCAGGTGACAAGGGTGGGAGATGAGTGCCCCAGGTGGAGAGAACAGTGCACACAGGTCAGGAGGTCCAGAACTTACTGCCATCCAGGAAATAAAGCTGAAAGTTGCATCTCATCCCCAGTTTTCGGAAGGACTGATCAAAGGGACAATATGTTCCATTTCCTCCAGTCCCCACCTTGCCTTGCGGTCAAATGTCGCAGGTGACTGCCTCCTCTAAActaaaggaggggcacctgggtagctcagttggctaagtgtccgactcttgatttcagctcaggtcatgatatcatggttcatgagttcgagccccacatcgggccctgcactgagcatggagcctgcttgagattctctccctccctctctctctctctgcctctcccctgctcgcttgctctctctctcaaaataaataaaataaacattcataaaatttataaaaataaataaaccaaaggaAACAGCAGTTTTCCAAACTGGAGGTATTGACCCATTAATAGGCAGTAAAATCAATTTAGTGGGTCATGACCtgcatttttagaaatgaaagaacagaacagaaaaatcaGAGTGTTTCACAGAGGATAAGAAAGCATTGTTTCCTGAAACATTTGTTCAGCTGAagatatatgtacgtatataatgtgtgtgtgtgtgtgtgtgtgtgtgtgtgtgtgtgtgtataaaaacttctgtgcttaCTGCATCGTGTATTTCTTACATgatgtgtgtataaatgtatttCCTACTGCAGGTCATGgtcaaaaacatttgaaaatcactATTCTAAAGTGACTTGACGTGGAACCCTCATCCAAGCCTCTCCATTCCCACGTCCACagactctccctctcctccaagcCTGACACTTCAGCTGGGGGTTAATTAagctctccagcaaccctccccccccctccccgggaaggagaagatggaaggaaaggTGCCCCCTGGGGTCCCAAACCCTGCTATAAGCCTCATGGCACCCCTCCCCTGTCTACAGCCCTCTTCCTGCCCTGGCCATATATAGCAAAA is from Panthera uncia isolate 11264 chromosome A3 unlocalized genomic scaffold, Puncia_PCG_1.0 HiC_scaffold_11, whole genome shotgun sequence and encodes:
- the OSER1 gene encoding oxidative stress-responsive serine-rich protein 1, with the protein product MKSEAKDGEEESLQTAFKKLRVDASGSIASLSVGEGTNARASVRTAADDAKLKTTCASKDSWHGSSRKSSRGAVRTQRRRRSKSPVLHPPKFIHCSTIASASSSQLKHKSQTDSPDSSSGLGISTPKEFNAGECSTSLDTNHTGAVAEPLRTSVPRLPSESKKEDSSDATQVSQASLKANDLSDFQSVSKLNQGKPCACLGKECQCKRWQDMEVYSFSGLQSVPPLAPERRSMLEDYSQSLHTRTLSGSPRSCSEQARVYVDDVTIEDLSGYMEYYLYIPKKMSHMAEMMYT